In Parasegetibacter sp. NRK P23, a single genomic region encodes these proteins:
- a CDS encoding TonB-dependent receptor, whose translation MKKILPFFILLFTISIAHAQKKFSVSGTIRSEAKGETIIGASIRINGASAGATSNEYGFYSILLPEGNYELIVSAVGMVEKKINVALNSPVTLNIELETAPTALDEVVVRASSTRRSLKQPQMGMERINTQEIRNIPVLLGERDALKVLQLLPGIKSAGDGNSGFYVRGGAADQNLILLDEATVYNASHLLGFFSTFNSDAIKDVTVYKGGMPAQYGGRLSSVLDIKMNDGNNKDYSVSGGVGLISAKLNVEGPIQKDKSSFLLSGRRTYVDMFLKLSPDSTINNNTLYFYDLNAKMNYTLGKKDRLFLSGYFGRDKLAAGDNFGLSWGNATATLRWNHIFHPRLFSNTSFIFSNYDYLINIRTGANNLDILSDIRDYNLKQEFQWNAGSNHQVRFGLNSVHHTIRPGEVRPGEGSSVNFSKLQDRLSWENALFAGDAWKISDKVQLGYGIRLTAFSILGKGDFYAIDQQGNVTDTFSYKKGDFVKTYFNPEPRVSISYSTGESSSVKASYVRNVQNLHLLSNSVSSNPTDKWVASTNIIKPEISDQVALGYYRNFGNGDYELSTEVYYKDLQNQIDYRDGADIFTNEDAIESQLLFGKGRAYGIENLLKKTRGRFTGWISYTLSKTERKIDGINNNNWYNARQDRTHDIALVGMYKLNNKWNLSANWVYYTGDAITFPTGKYQLDGQTIYYYSERNGYRMPDYHRLDLGAVYTLKKTEKTLSELAFSIYNAYGRENAYTITFRDSETDPNKTEAVQTALFKFIPSISWNFKF comes from the coding sequence ATGAAAAAAATCTTACCGTTCTTTATCCTTCTGTTCACTATCAGTATCGCTCATGCGCAGAAGAAGTTCAGCGTCAGCGGCACCATCCGTTCCGAGGCAAAAGGAGAAACCATCATCGGCGCGAGCATCCGGATCAATGGTGCATCCGCTGGCGCTACCAGCAACGAATACGGGTTCTATTCCATCCTGCTTCCCGAAGGCAATTACGAACTGATCGTTTCCGCCGTGGGTATGGTGGAAAAGAAAATCAATGTAGCATTGAACAGCCCTGTTACCCTGAACATTGAACTGGAAACAGCGCCAACGGCCCTCGATGAAGTGGTGGTGCGCGCCTCCTCCACCCGCCGCAGCCTGAAACAACCCCAAATGGGCATGGAACGCATCAATACCCAGGAGATCAGGAACATCCCCGTATTGCTCGGCGAACGCGACGCGTTGAAAGTATTGCAATTGCTTCCGGGCATAAAATCAGCGGGAGACGGTAACAGCGGCTTCTACGTTCGTGGCGGCGCGGCCGACCAGAACCTGATATTACTGGATGAAGCCACCGTGTACAACGCCTCCCACCTTCTTGGCTTCTTCTCCACCTTCAATTCCGACGCCATCAAAGACGTGACCGTTTACAAAGGTGGAATGCCCGCCCAATACGGCGGACGCCTTTCTTCCGTATTGGATATTAAAATGAACGACGGCAACAATAAAGATTATTCCGTAAGCGGCGGCGTTGGGCTGATATCCGCAAAACTCAATGTGGAAGGCCCTATTCAGAAAGACAAATCCTCTTTCCTGCTGAGTGGAAGAAGAACCTACGTGGATATGTTCCTCAAACTTTCACCCGATTCCACCATCAACAACAACACGCTTTACTTCTACGACCTGAACGCTAAAATGAACTATACGCTCGGGAAAAAGGACAGGCTCTTCCTTTCAGGTTATTTCGGCCGCGATAAACTGGCCGCAGGCGATAACTTCGGGCTCAGTTGGGGAAACGCCACCGCCACCCTCCGCTGGAACCATATCTTCCACCCGAGATTGTTCTCCAACACCTCATTCATCTTCAGTAATTACGATTACCTCATCAACATCAGAACGGGCGCGAACAACCTCGATATCCTCTCCGATATCCGCGATTATAACCTCAAACAGGAGTTCCAATGGAACGCGGGCAGCAACCACCAGGTGCGGTTCGGACTCAACTCCGTGCACCATACCATCCGTCCGGGAGAAGTGCGTCCCGGAGAAGGCAGCTCCGTGAACTTCAGCAAACTCCAGGACCGGCTATCGTGGGAGAACGCGCTTTTCGCCGGAGATGCCTGGAAAATATCCGACAAAGTGCAATTGGGCTACGGTATCCGTTTAACAGCCTTCAGTATCCTGGGTAAAGGAGATTTCTACGCCATCGACCAGCAAGGCAATGTAACCGATACATTCTCGTACAAGAAAGGTGATTTCGTGAAGACTTATTTCAATCCTGAACCACGGGTTTCCATCAGCTACAGCACAGGAGAAAGTTCTTCCGTAAAAGCTTCTTATGTGCGGAACGTTCAGAACCTGCACCTGCTTTCGAACTCAGTATCCTCCAACCCTACCGATAAATGGGTGGCCAGCACGAACATCATCAAACCCGAAATTTCCGATCAGGTAGCCCTCGGCTATTATAGAAATTTCGGTAACGGCGATTACGAACTCAGTACAGAAGTATATTACAAAGACCTTCAGAACCAGATTGATTACCGCGACGGGGCCGACATCTTCACCAACGAAGATGCCATCGAAAGCCAACTGCTCTTCGGAAAAGGCCGCGCCTACGGCATTGAGAACCTCCTCAAAAAAACAAGGGGACGGTTCACCGGCTGGATCAGCTATACACTTTCAAAAACAGAAAGAAAGATCGACGGCATCAACAACAACAACTGGTACAACGCCCGCCAGGACCGCACCCATGACATTGCACTTGTAGGCATGTACAAGCTGAACAACAAATGGAACCTCTCCGCCAACTGGGTGTATTATACCGGCGACGCCATCACCTTCCCCACCGGCAAATACCAGCTGGACGGGCAAACGATTTATTATTACAGTGAAAGGAATGGTTACCGGATGCCCGATTACCACCGCCTTGATCTGGGCGCGGTGTACACGCTCAAAAAAACGGAGAAAACGCTTTCCGAGCTGGCATTCAGTATTTACAACGCTTACGGAAGAGAGAACGCGTACACCATCACTTTCCGCGACAGCGAAACGGACCCCAACAAAACCGAAGCCGTACAAACGGCGCTCTTCAAATTCATTCCTTCCATTTCCTGGAACTTTAAATTCTGA
- a CDS encoding LytTR family DNA-binding domain-containing protein has translation MMQVLILEDESKSGLELKRMVETLRPDMKVVEIAPSVKAGLRWLKEHTPGLIFADIQLGDGLSFDIFRELNVEVPVIFCTAYDEYAIRAFEANGIDYLLKPMDEEKLKKSLQKFDVLQTWFSAAKMQNLLRDMHTPYKTTLLVHFQEKIIPVKAVDIAYIYASSGQTSVTTLTGDAYTINSTLEELEQSLSSAQFYRINRQFLVNRGAIKGIEHYFTRRLHIKLTVNTPETLLVSKQKAPEFLKWMETT, from the coding sequence ATGATGCAGGTATTGATATTGGAAGATGAAAGCAAGAGCGGACTGGAACTGAAACGCATGGTAGAAACCTTGCGTCCGGATATGAAAGTGGTGGAAATCGCACCTTCAGTGAAAGCAGGCTTGCGCTGGCTGAAAGAACATACGCCCGGCCTGATTTTCGCGGACATACAACTGGGTGACGGGCTCAGCTTTGATATTTTCCGGGAACTGAACGTGGAAGTGCCCGTTATTTTTTGCACGGCCTACGATGAATACGCCATACGCGCCTTTGAAGCCAACGGTATCGACTACCTGCTGAAACCTATGGATGAAGAGAAACTGAAGAAGAGCCTTCAGAAGTTTGATGTGCTCCAAACCTGGTTCTCCGCAGCGAAGATGCAAAACCTGCTTCGGGACATGCACACCCCTTACAAGACAACCTTACTGGTTCATTTCCAGGAAAAGATCATCCCGGTGAAAGCAGTTGATATCGCCTATATCTACGCTTCATCGGGTCAGACAAGCGTAACTACTTTAACCGGAGACGCCTACACCATCAACAGTACGCTGGAGGAACTGGAGCAATCCCTTTCGTCCGCACAGTTCTACAGGATCAACCGGCAGTTCCTCGTGAACCGTGGCGCCATCAAAGGCATCGAACACTATTTCACCCGCCGATTACATATTAAATTAACCGTAAATACACCTGAAACACTATTGGTGAGCAAACAAAAAGCGCCTGAGTTCCTTAAATGGATGGAAACCACCTGA
- a CDS encoding DUF6686 family protein, with the protein MNCFAPLCCLCLERFSAHLAVKISRSRNHNFRIAQALSLENQHIYRKKMCNLIKWYCDENGYVFQCVDCKHFQVCFGTSMLTLSDEEFGYFTAVVADRTAHIPDCAEMPCKCIVLPTPSPNIQCILNRTELLQLHQMLQECDVEIRTAQMVALFRER; encoded by the coding sequence ATGAACTGCTTCGCGCCCCTGTGTTGTTTGTGTTTGGAGCGGTTTTCCGCGCACCTCGCAGTGAAAATTTCCCGATCCCGCAACCACAATTTCCGCATCGCGCAAGCCCTCTCCCTCGAAAATCAGCACATTTACAGAAAAAAAATGTGCAACCTTATCAAATGGTATTGCGATGAGAACGGCTATGTGTTTCAATGCGTGGACTGCAAGCATTTCCAGGTGTGCTTCGGCACGTCAATGCTTACGTTATCTGATGAAGAGTTTGGCTACTTCACGGCAGTAGTAGCCGATAGAACGGCGCATATCCCTGACTGTGCAGAGATGCCCTGCAAATGTATTGTACTGCCCACGCCTAGCCCCAACATCCAGTGTATACTAAACCGCACGGAACTGTTACAGTTGCACCAGATGCTGCAGGAATGCGATGTGGAAATAAGAACAGCTCAAATGGTGGCTCTGTTCAGGGAGCGGTAA
- a CDS encoding gamma-glutamyltransferase family protein codes for MRKTIFLAGAFVLLSPVIYSQQTQKPVLHGKNWMAITGKPLAATAGSMVFQQGGNAVDAACAMLAATCTMWDVLSWGGETQALIYNPKTGKVIGINALGLAPTGATPAFFQSKGLEFPPEYGPLAAVTPGTPGGICYMLAEYGTMTLEKVLAPAMELAAGYPIDAQTANSMERNKARIKEWPYSAKVFLPHAGEQREAPRPGEIFVQKDLLLTLQKMVAAEKEALQKGKSRKEAIYAAYNRFYKGDIAEEFVRGSKEQGGLITMNDLANWKVIEETPLQTNYKGIEVFKLREWTQGPALLQALNILERFDLKKMGYNSTEYIHTVYQAMNLAFADRDFYYGDPYFTPEEPIKGLLSKAYAQQRAAEIWKEKNNPNAGPGDPYPFEGKKNPYLELLKKRGYLLDTSATRKPGNFVPAHDARGQEAYNVPDNEYMDRLWRGTTSVEAADKEGWVVSITPSGGWLPACIAGNTGVGMSQRLQSFVLDSALNPFNVVAPGKRPRVTLTPTLALKNGKPFLSFAVQGGDTQDQNLLQFFLNVVEFGMNVQQAAEAANINSNQLWLSLGGTKTADRQPKPGHLLLHQRTPENVREALRKMGYTLSFDDRTSGPINAIFFDWQHGSFWGGSSNHGEDYGIGW; via the coding sequence ATGCGTAAAACTATATTCCTTGCGGGCGCATTCGTCCTGCTTTCCCCTGTTATCTATTCCCAGCAAACTCAAAAACCAGTACTACACGGTAAAAACTGGATGGCCATTACCGGTAAACCGCTCGCCGCCACAGCGGGATCGATGGTATTCCAACAGGGCGGAAACGCTGTGGACGCGGCCTGTGCCATGCTGGCCGCTACCTGCACCATGTGGGACGTACTGAGTTGGGGCGGAGAAACACAGGCGCTTATTTACAACCCCAAAACAGGCAAGGTAATCGGCATCAACGCGCTGGGCCTGGCACCTACGGGAGCAACACCAGCTTTTTTTCAATCCAAAGGTCTTGAGTTCCCGCCCGAATATGGTCCGCTGGCAGCCGTAACACCAGGCACACCGGGCGGCATCTGTTATATGCTGGCTGAATACGGGACCATGACACTCGAAAAAGTGCTGGCTCCTGCTATGGAACTGGCCGCCGGATACCCGATAGACGCGCAAACCGCCAACAGCATGGAGCGGAACAAAGCGCGGATCAAAGAATGGCCCTATTCCGCGAAAGTATTCCTTCCCCATGCAGGCGAACAAAGGGAAGCGCCACGGCCAGGAGAAATCTTCGTTCAAAAAGACCTGCTGCTGACCCTGCAAAAAATGGTAGCGGCAGAAAAAGAAGCCCTGCAAAAAGGAAAATCCAGGAAAGAAGCTATCTACGCGGCTTACAACCGTTTTTACAAAGGCGATATCGCCGAAGAATTTGTACGCGGTTCCAAAGAACAGGGCGGCCTCATTACCATGAACGATCTCGCCAACTGGAAAGTAATCGAAGAAACACCGCTGCAAACGAACTACAAAGGCATCGAGGTATTCAAACTCCGCGAATGGACACAAGGCCCGGCCTTGCTGCAGGCCCTCAATATCCTGGAACGCTTCGACCTTAAAAAGATGGGCTACAATTCCACCGAGTACATCCATACCGTTTACCAGGCAATGAATCTCGCTTTTGCGGACCGCGATTTTTATTATGGCGATCCGTATTTTACGCCAGAGGAACCGATTAAAGGACTGCTCTCCAAAGCTTACGCCCAGCAACGTGCGGCGGAGATATGGAAAGAAAAGAACAATCCCAACGCGGGCCCGGGTGATCCCTACCCTTTTGAGGGAAAGAAGAACCCCTACCTGGAACTGCTCAAAAAAAGAGGTTACCTGCTAGATACCAGCGCCACCAGAAAGCCCGGCAACTTTGTTCCCGCGCATGATGCCCGCGGACAGGAGGCATACAACGTTCCCGACAACGAATACATGGACCGCCTCTGGCGCGGCACCACCTCCGTGGAAGCGGCAGACAAAGAAGGTTGGGTGGTTTCCATTACGCCCAGCGGCGGATGGCTCCCCGCCTGCATTGCTGGCAACACGGGCGTGGGCATGAGCCAGCGGCTCCAGAGTTTTGTACTGGATTCAGCGCTCAACCCTTTTAATGTGGTGGCTCCTGGAAAGCGGCCCCGCGTAACACTTACGCCAACGCTCGCCCTGAAGAACGGCAAACCGTTTTTGTCTTTCGCCGTACAGGGAGGCGATACGCAGGACCAGAACCTGCTGCAATTCTTCCTTAACGTGGTGGAATTCGGGATGAATGTGCAACAAGCTGCCGAAGCGGCGAACATCAATTCCAACCAGCTTTGGCTCTCGCTGGGCGGCACCAAAACAGCGGATCGTCAGCCCAAACCGGGGCATCTGCTGCTGCACCAGCGCACACCGGAAAATGTGCGCGAAGCGCTCCGCAAAATGGGTTATACCCTGAGTTTCGACGACCGCACCAGCGGCCCCATCAACGCGATCTTCTTCGACTGGCAGCATGGCTCCTTCTGGGGCGGGAGTTCCAACCACGGAGAAGACTACGGCATCGGATGGTGA
- a CDS encoding sensor histidine kinase, whose protein sequence is MAPSGAGVPTTEKTTASDGDPVQVAFCPFHPSGFAGSIAAAYLCTMNGFLRKWHLVPGLTISFSLAVIVSLRKLYRTEDVPVQQAVFQIGGAFLFTLSCWFTHHYIHRTHFRYRLLNRPGIKVAMALFVSVLLSAFLAPFILDRDVKHPYFAILVRSLVLGGFQYFMVYYITVLEVSHQSKLEIEKLKHENVRARLQSLTQQVSPHFLFNSLSTLRTMVQDPLSRNYISQLAQVYRYLLNHKQQELATVTEELQFLEAYAYILKERFEDALRIKIHPEHISTYKKIPPISLQLLLENAVKHNVVSKEDPLTIHIYEEEDFLSVENNRQPRRSVEESSSGKGLQNIDERCRLLCGRGIVIYADDTVFKVKIPLA, encoded by the coding sequence ATGGCTCCTTCTGGGGCGGGAGTTCCAACCACGGAGAAGACTACGGCATCGGATGGTGATCCCGTTCAGGTGGCTTTTTGTCCGTTTCACCCTTCCGGTTTTGCCGGGAGCATTGCCGCGGCCTACCTTTGCACCATGAATGGATTCCTCCGCAAATGGCATCTCGTTCCCGGCCTCACCATTTCATTCAGTCTGGCTGTGATCGTCTCGCTCCGTAAGCTCTACCGCACGGAGGATGTACCCGTTCAGCAGGCCGTATTTCAGATTGGCGGCGCATTCCTCTTCACCCTCTCCTGCTGGTTCACCCACCACTACATTCACCGTACACATTTCAGGTACCGATTGCTGAACCGTCCGGGTATTAAAGTGGCGATGGCGCTTTTTGTAAGCGTATTGCTATCGGCGTTCCTGGCCCCGTTCATACTGGATCGCGACGTGAAACATCCTTACTTCGCCATATTGGTCAGGAGCCTTGTTTTGGGCGGGTTCCAGTATTTTATGGTCTACTACATCACGGTGCTGGAAGTGTCGCACCAATCCAAACTGGAAATCGAAAAACTGAAACATGAGAATGTACGTGCGCGTTTGCAATCGCTTACCCAACAGGTGAGTCCGCATTTCCTTTTCAATTCCCTGAGTACCTTGCGCACCATGGTACAGGACCCATTGTCGCGCAATTACATCTCGCAACTGGCGCAGGTTTACCGTTACCTGTTGAACCACAAACAACAGGAACTGGCCACGGTAACAGAAGAGCTGCAGTTCCTGGAAGCTTACGCGTATATCCTGAAAGAAAGATTTGAAGATGCCCTCCGCATCAAAATTCATCCTGAACATATTTCTACTTATAAAAAGATACCCCCTATTTCATTGCAGTTGCTCCTCGAAAACGCGGTGAAACACAATGTGGTTTCCAAAGAAGATCCGCTCACTATTCATATTTACGAGGAAGAGGATTTCCTATCGGTGGAGAACAACCGCCAACCGAGGCGATCGGTGGAAGAAAGCAGCTCCGGCAAAGGATTGCAGAACATTGATGAAAGGTGCAGGCTGTTGTGCGGAAGAGGAATCGTAATTTATGCGGATGATACGGTATTCAAAGTTAAAATTCCCCTGGCATGA
- a CDS encoding DUF4249 domain-containing protein codes for MRKHIHYIGIALLFFLTSCEKVINIDTADGSGKIVVEGAITNESGTCMVLVSTTKQFSENNDFAGLSGAIVTVTEVGGPTTTLTETAPGVYQAPSLAGTSGKTYQLRVESNGQVFTSSSTMPEQVPLDTAFAKEEQLFGDTRLLVQAEYQDPAGKRNYYRFIQYVNGVKEKSIFIRDDGFSDGNKVKFVLRFFSDEDEDDLKVGDNIRIQMQCIDANVHKYWYSLDQSATGDNQSAAPSNPVSNISGGALGYFSAHTLQTREFVIQ; via the coding sequence ATGCGTAAACACATTCATTATATCGGCATCGCACTGCTGTTCTTCCTCACCTCCTGCGAAAAGGTCATCAACATCGATACCGCCGACGGCAGTGGTAAAATTGTAGTGGAAGGCGCGATCACCAACGAGTCGGGCACCTGTATGGTGCTGGTATCCACCACGAAGCAATTCAGCGAAAACAACGATTTCGCGGGGCTGAGCGGGGCAATCGTTACTGTTACCGAAGTGGGCGGCCCCACCACAACGCTTACCGAAACAGCACCAGGTGTATACCAGGCTCCTTCCCTGGCCGGAACCTCAGGAAAAACCTACCAGCTAAGGGTGGAAAGCAACGGGCAGGTCTTCACCTCCAGCAGCACCATGCCCGAACAGGTACCCCTGGATACGGCTTTCGCCAAAGAAGAGCAACTTTTCGGCGATACGCGTCTACTGGTGCAGGCGGAATACCAGGATCCGGCGGGCAAAAGGAATTACTACCGCTTTATTCAATACGTTAATGGCGTAAAAGAAAAAAGCATTTTCATCCGCGATGATGGATTTTCCGATGGGAACAAAGTAAAGTTTGTACTCCGCTTCTTCTCCGATGAAGATGAGGATGACCTGAAAGTGGGCGACAACATCCGCATCCAGATGCAGTGCATTGATGCTAACGTGCACAAGTACTGGTATAGCCTGGATCAGAGTGCTACGGGCGATAACCAGTCGGCGGCACCTTCAAACCCGGTGTCTAATATTTCAGGTGGGGCGCTGGGGTATTTCAGTGCGCATACGTTGCAGACGAGGGAGTTTGTTATTCAGTAG